In the Allorhizobium ampelinum S4 genome, one interval contains:
- a CDS encoding helix-turn-helix domain-containing protein, translating into MSLPEGISSTTWLPSLQNDIVKFDRTRQRSSPIVVCIPRPPQKVEVRHLAAQLPLREMTGRGRFQAWG; encoded by the coding sequence ATGAGTTTGCCCGAGGGCATTTCATCCACCACTTGGTTGCCAAGCCTTCAAAATGACATCGTCAAGTTTGACCGCACCCGCCAACGGTCGAGCCCTATCGTCGTCTGCATACCGAGGCCGCCACAGAAGGTGGAAGTTCGGCACCTGGCGGCGCAGTTGCCGCTGCGGGAGATGACGGGCAGGGGGAGGTTTCAGGCATGGGGATAG
- a CDS encoding DUF4238 domain-containing protein, giving the protein MAKLDFAAFLATMFARSPAQLRQFAQSMGQMALWGNRHELDREFRQKEARGEVSAADKAIQKILHDNDMFTMNVDRRVGLLAFQQAETLMHLMARMKWSYEISDNQQLITSDNPVFWVKGGGASELGGYGFGLGNRFCSCAVSVESDRDTSP; this is encoded by the coding sequence GTGGCGAAGCTCGACTTCGCAGCGTTTCTCGCCACGATGTTTGCACGAAGTCCAGCTCAGCTTCGGCAATTTGCTCAATCGATGGGCCAGATGGCCTTGTGGGGCAACAGACATGAATTGGACCGTGAGTTTCGGCAAAAGGAGGCACGCGGCGAAGTATCGGCAGCAGATAAAGCCATACAAAAAATACTGCATGACAATGATATGTTCACAATGAACGTTGATCGGCGGGTCGGGCTTCTCGCATTTCAACAAGCTGAAACCTTGATGCATCTCATGGCGCGGATGAAATGGAGCTATGAGATCAGCGATAACCAACAACTGATCACAAGCGATAATCCGGTGTTTTGGGTCAAGGGCGGGGGAGCCTCGGAACTCGGGGGATATGGGTTCGGCCTGGGCAATCGTTTTTGCAGTTGTGCCGTTTCCGTTGAGTCCGACCGTGATACTTCGCCTTGA